The Primulina eburnea isolate SZY01 chromosome 12, ASM2296580v1, whole genome shotgun sequence genome includes the window ttttcagATAAAGATAAGTGCGGAGTATCCTCTTAGGCCGCCCCATTTTGAACTTAGTATACACGGTTCATCTCATGGTGAAAATGATTCGAAGGGTAAAGATTCCAAGTGGTCCAATGAACTTCGTGCAATGGAGGCAGAGGTGAGAATACTGCACCTGATTAATCGATGAAACAGTTGTTAAGTTTTACAACCCCGGAAAATCTCCAGAATGAACAAATGTACTGGCCTGAGTTATTTAGTTGAGAAATCTCCTATAAGTGATTGCCTTCCGCTGGCCCAATGCTCCAATAGTTGCTTGTGTTCTGTCTGATATTTTTGACATCGTACGttggtttttttgttttttaatacaTTTTGCACTGTGAGTACTGCTAACTCAAATTGTCCATCTATCCTTTTCAGGTCAATGTTCACATGATAAAGACGATACCTTTCGATCAGGAAAATTCAGTGTTAGGTCACCAAGTGCTTTGCCTGGCGATGATGTTTGATTTCTTCTTAGATGATGAGCATGCATCTCCTGAGAAGAGAACTTGTACTTCAGTGATTGATGTTGGTTTATGCAAGCCTGTGATTGGCAGGCTTATCTCTCGATCCTTTAGAGGCAGAGATCGAAGGAAAATGATTTCATGGAAGGACCACATTTGCACTCCTGGCTATCCTTATTAGAATACAATTCAGAACTTATCGAGCTCGTACAAGGTTTGAACTCGGACAAGAAATGGGTGCTCTCTCCCTCAAATATCTGTTCACAGGATAATGAGTTAAATTATCAACTGATGATCACGACCCTTGTCTTTGTTATATGCGTTGCTCAGTTTTTGTCCTAGAAGTTGTCTGATGTTGAATAGATCAAAATCAAGTTCACGGAATTTCCATGTGATGCTTACATCTTATCTTCAGTATTCATATCAAATTTCAACATGTAACAATAGAAATTACTATATTTACCATAACTTACAAACTCTAATTATTATCATCTTTCTGTAGAGGCTAGTTTAAGCCCGGGACGGAGTATTCACTATAAGTGGTTCTTGTGTCACTCAAACAATCTCTGAAACCTTCCCTTGCAGACTCCCTTAACGTCAAATGAACTTAGCCTCGTCAACGGAATACAAGATAAAATATAAAACTTTCATTTCCAGCACGTTCATAGGTACCGTAAAACCGAATAAATATACACGTTCCACGTATAAGTGAAGACATAGCGACGTCACCTTTGTGATCGTTGTAATAAGATGTACATTGAGAGACGTATCGTCGCAAAATGGAGTACTTTTACTCTAGTTCCTTTTATCTACGGCTGCGACATTTTTCTATAGACTATTTTTGTCGACCTATATCACATTATAGTCGTTGATGCAGCAGCATCGTCTACCATGGACCTGTATTCGTCCTTCGCAAGCATGGCCTCTTAGCCCCATTCATCTGCTGGTTCGTCATCTCTCGAATCTATTGACATAAAACGAGACGtgaaaaaagaaataatggcaACATTTTGGTTGAAATTCTTTCTATGCCGCTACTACGGCGGCGTGTATTCACTATTAGATATTCATTTCAGACAGAAAACAAAAACTTACGTAGTATCATTgatacaaaaaattaaattgcCAAATAATTCGCTGAAAGTTTAAGAATATTTAAGGTGGTACTTTATTCTAACCCAAGGTTGATTTGATATAACTAGATTTTGATGTAGTTAAACTGTTTTGTTCTAACTAAATTTGTCATGTATATTATATCTTAACTTTTACATTCTTTTTATTAGAACAATTAATTTCACCTATTTTCAATCAAGATGAATGTTTTAAATCAaaattctaaattttcagacTCATCAATCTATAATTATGATTTAGGAAGAAATTTATATTGACATGATATGTTCATCGGTACGAAAAGTCATTTAAACAGATTTTTaacataatatttatttaattgttttgcTTATATGAGATTTTGTGAAGCGGAGTTTTGATAATTTTCCCTATATTTTACTCGAGATTTTGTCGTATCAACTACGCACCAAGTTATCGTGAATCATAGTACTTGTGTAGAATAATGTATGGTACTAGGATTAAAAGATGGATGATGAATACCAGACTCTTCTGCATTGCCTTCATTCCTGCCTGTGGAGCACGAATCCAACAAAAAATGTATCAATATACAAGAATGAACATTAACAGTGAAATATATGTAATAAAGTAGCTAGAGTGATCAGTGCATAATCATTAATTTGTTTACCTGTTTCTTCTGCAGTTCTTGATTTTCCTCCTTCAGTTTCGCCACTTCTTCTTCCAGTTCCCTCGTGTATGCCTTTCCAAGTATCCATTCTTATAATGAGTTAACGAAGACTATGCTATACATAAGACTTACTAGTAAAATACTGAAGCAAAACCATATCAAAAGCTTCAATATGAAGCTGCCTCTTGAGCTATTTCAACCCATTGTTCGAGTTCGTAAATTTCAAAGTTTGAGTGCTTATGGTATACTTTAGGTCGGGTCATATCTATTTATTTTGATTCAATATTATTTACCGCTTGATCAAGCTCGAGTAGTAGGAACTATGTGTCATCGTGAAATTATGTCAAAAGCATAAAATCTAGAATACTTTAATCTAGAATACTTTGGCATCCAAATGTTTCAACTTCTTACCTGCTTCCGAGCCCGTGATCTTGCCGCGGATTCTCTATTCTTGATCATTCTCCTTTGCCTCCTTTCAAGAACCTTCTCCACCGCGGCCATTTTCCTACCCCGTAAACCGCTGAACATGTACGGGGTTGGCGACACGGACGACGACATACCACCATTACCCTTTAAGTCGTCTGATGAAACTGCCGGTGATCCTGCCGAAAAACCAACACCATTATTTCCTAAACCATGAATTCCCAATCCTCCACCCTGTAAAACTGTATTCTGTGTCCCTGTATTGTTTATTTTCTGACTTGTAATCCCCAGGATTCCGGCCATAGCACCTGGACTTCTCAACTGACCATTGCTTGTCACCACCGTGGGAGAATGAAGCAACTGCTGCAATTGCAGTGGCTCCTGCTGACCCCCGAAATTTATATTCAATGGTAAATTAGCAGGTCTAGCAATCTGATTGCGGCTTTCCGCAATCCCAGCATTGATCGTGTTCAAATCTCCATTCCCATTTTCTTGCTGGTTGTCAAATCTGAAATCCCAATTATTCGAAGGATCATTATTAGGCCTTCCAGTTACATGATCCTCATCCCTAACGATCCCGGCTTTAGCCAAGAAATCTTCAAGTGTCATCTCCCCTAATGTCGGCTCCCTCTGAGACCCACTAGCACCAACTCCTCCACCACTCGATTCTATCCCCCCGCCACACTCCTTCagcatatcctgccaaacctcaTCTACCGTCTTTAGGCTCAGTGTCCGAGGAATAGTCAATGATCCCTGCCTCTGAAGACAACCACCCCCAGCCCCTACTTCTTGGTCGCCCCCACTGCCACCACCACCAGTGATGGATCCAATGTTCTGATTTTCCTCCGCACTCCATATGTTTTTCAGAAACTCATCCATGTTCATCGACCCAAAATCCTTCCCAAATCCCCCAACTGTGTTTTGGAACTCATCAAAAGTCAATGAATATACTGAGGTCTGCCGCGATAAAGGGAAACTAAACGGCGTCACTTCGCCGCCGTCTCCCTCCGCAAGCTTTCTGTTTCCAAAATCCTTGAAGTTCAAATCGGTCTCCATTTCAAACTAGCTATACGAATATTTGTGGGAAGCAAATTCAAACTCCTTTATTCCTAAGCAAACACCAAGAATGACTGGAACCAATACCAGATCAGCCTTTCGTTAGCTCTATTCTTCCTGCATATACACCAAATTAAGATGCATGTAAATGGTTACTGGCGATGATGGAAATTATGGAAAACCACGTAAAATCACTGCATTGAATCAAtcttcaaacacgaattttaaATTACAGCATCATTAACGTGCATGGAAATATAAGCGCATGTGTATCCCCAAGCAGCCCACCAAATCCCACCATAGAGGAAAACCAAGATCGAAACCAAAAACAAGAAGCAAATGCTAGCTAGCCCACATGAATAATTATGCCCTAAAAGCAAAAGGACACAAAGGTTTCATCTTTGACTTAAATTTCACTCATTTAGGCAATGGAAGAAGGCTTAATTaggaaaaaaaagataaaaagtaatacacagAAGATAAGGCAAGATAGATTCTTTATCTTTTCCAAAAAAAGGAAAAACATTTTTTACCTGGTTTTCTTTGtgtattttctttaatttaggGCCAGCTAGAAACTGCCATGGGGTACTGACAAGTGTGACGCTGCTGCGGACTTTTCAAGCAAGAAGTGGGGATGGGAGAATAATGGCAATAGCGTTGGCCACATGTGCTTATCATTATCTCCTCTTTTGGAATATATTAATTTTGCGCAATTAATTTTACAAGAAAAAGAGAGGAATTAAGTTGGTCAAATCAACAAATAGTGACATAAGAAAATCGTATATTAGAAGGAATGGTCCCACTGGTCATTATTTCCTATTGCTAGAACGGTCGAAATGATAAATTAATACAATCAAGTTGATTATATATGTggtgatgttttgtattttt containing:
- the LOC140806911 gene encoding bZIP transcription factor TRAB1-like — translated: METDLNFKDFGNRKLAEGDGGEVTPFSFPLSRQTSVYSLTFDEFQNTVGGFGKDFGSMNMDEFLKNIWSAEENQNIGSITGGGGSGGDQEVGAGGGCLQRQGSLTIPRTLSLKTVDEVWQDMLKECGGGIESSGGGVGASGSQREPTLGEMTLEDFLAKAGIVRDEDHVTGRPNNDPSNNWDFRFDNQQENGNGDLNTINAGIAESRNQIARPANLPLNINFGGQQEPLQLQQLLHSPTVVTSNGQLRSPGAMAGILGITSQKINNTGTQNTVLQGGGLGIHGLGNNGVGFSAGSPAVSSDDLKGNGGMSSSVSPTPYMFSGLRGRKMAAVEKVLERRQRRMIKNRESAARSRARKQAYTRELEEEVAKLKEENQELQKKQAGMKAMQKSLIREMTNQQMNGAKRPCLRRTNTGPW